From the genome of Glycine soja cultivar W05 chromosome 14, ASM419377v2, whole genome shotgun sequence:
tttcaacaaatttaagaaaagacaAACAACATATAAGTATTAATCTACTATAAAAGATTGTCCtctcaaactgtccaaacggacaattcaagattccatACAACGATTAATCCAAACTATCTGTATTAATCGTTGTATaaaatctcaaacgggaatctaggATCACTCAAAATGCACATAATTGCTTATGTaacacaaaatttatatataaataaccaTGAAATTATCATTGCTTAGTCAAACAAATACATACCACACAAGTTCGGTCAACAACAACAAGTATAGGTGGGATCACAGCAGTGGCAAACCAAAAGACAACTCCAAAACTCCGATGCTTGCGAAACAATAATTAACTTTGTAACTTTTTGCGTGAACTTGGCCTACAATAAACGAAATTTgtaacatatttggggattgttgCTCGTGATAAGGTCGACGTGACATATGACACCTGGAAGgaagtccctactgctcagtTGAAAGCTGATGGCATCCTTTAGCTagatgcagtcccagtttcagtctcagatgcaatcacagggacttaCACTACCTCAAGAGCCAgaggttggtccctcaggtcctcgtgtcagcacaaaggagagttgtgttgctCCCTCATGGAACGATCCAGGgacgggtgactcagacaaatgcggGCTATACATTGAAGAAAATCCTTCCTGCCTGGTTGCCCTAAgaagactttatgagggatccagaacagttcacaacatccctttgttgtATGCccaagtcaaggttggtgttgaggaggttaaagatgcagaggCTCTCGTTCTTGTACCCACTGACAAGGTtaccttagtggggcagacacttaacacattccttgcttggccaacacatcttgtgaagcgtttatcagaacatgtattttactttgattatatgtttatttttttttcaattaattttttaactgtaatcaaaacttgttaattaactatgtttgaTCAACAGGCAGCTGTGTCTCCAGCAAAACCTCCAGAAAGCCCGGATGaagaggtcgatgatcccctgtacctgatgacattgaccatcctaCAACTGTTTTTAAAGCCTCTCTAGGTTGTGTGGGATGCTACCATATTCGGGGTGTTTAATCAAAACTTCCCGTTTTATataaagcacgaagatctctctgaaattgcacacgatggtcaatgtctcaacatatctgttatacagttgtggattctgtaagtcattttagattactgttaattaccaaagtaattgttttaaattcatacataattaactttggCTTAACAACACAGCCATCTGACTGTGACAAGTGttcgagcggggaattctgatgtgtatggattcctcgagtcACAATCCATTCAGAGATCTggacaatcacaatttgaatccgaaagttacatcaagagttggaTAAAGAGTTCAAAACGAGATGTataccttggagcctacctgaaagggtaagtcaaacacaacaattgaatttaaataatctatactactacaataacccatattcatctctactgcagcggacactggcaaatGGTTGTCATTCTGCCTAAGGaaaacctagttgtctggttttgttctttacataacaggccagacaactaccttaagggaataattaGTAGTTCAGTATTGTTTTCATTACATTTTCATTGGcataactcaacaacatcaataatgTTCCTCGTATTCAACactagtgctttgaaaggacttgatgatactccacaacctaaatccaaggctaCTGCttggtggattgttgttaaggtacgtgatttaaataaaagttctacttatatatattttatgtgtgtgtacagTAATTGCagttaacgtttaattaatatccaaatttcattatgtatttagtgtaatagataaaaaggaatcactgaatgtggctactacgtgatgcactggatgtccacgataatcttaggatcttttaggaataattgggagacggtaattgtttatttcaaacatagttggttttcttataattgttattacattattaatttatttttttatttgatcatgcagtattttaatgaagttagaccattggaagcagagagattcaaggcgcttcgcatccagtgggcacagtattatctaaaagttagaaatcaaacataggatgttaggcaactacgtaactttaggttacttaattagtttacatactttgcattacattttttacaattgttgtttcatcttaacattgaataacctttgttgatagctagttttttgctaaaacctatttgaaagcagaatgcaaatgatatatgttgtatgctgtgtggtctgattttaaatttacaggttaaattttggtttttttgtaaaaacaaagacattatttaaaaaatattcctgaaaacaacatcagttttttatagTAGcacattatttataaaaaaccgatgttaattgtcAATAGTagcacattcgttaacatcggttttttgaaaaaaccgatgttaactgtcaatagtaacatattcgttaacatcggttttttacaaacaaccgatgttaactgtcaacattaacaaattcgttaacattggtttttgatagaaaatcgatgttaactaacgttaacatcaattttttgaaaaaatcgatgttaactgttAACAGTAACACagtcgttaacatcggttttttacagaaaaccgatgttaactgtcaacattaacacattcgttaacatcggttttttgtaaaaaccgatgttaactttcaacattaatatacattttttgggtataattcatattagcaacatcggttatttatataaccgatgttggtaattttacgttaacatcagtttttaaaaaaccgatggtaacgataatactatcaatgtcggtactttcaacatcggttcaaaaaccgatgttgaaagtcataaataactgatgtataaagcatattttctaatagtgacaCCAATGAAACATGGAGCTAGTCAAGCTGTTATTTCAATGTTAGGAGTGAAGCAGCACAGACACTCGGTGGATGAGAAATCTGATGACCTTGACCTCTTAGAGACAGGTTGGTTTGCACTCAGCTTGTGAATTTTTCCTATGTGAAAATATGCAGTTATATAGAAATTAACTCAGTTTTGTGGTTATTTATAGAACTTGATATGATGAGGGAAAGATTTTCAAAGCTTCTATTGGGGGAAGACATGTCTGGTGTTGGGAAAGGTGTCTGCACTGCAGTTacaatatcaaattcaattaCCAATCTCtacgataatttttttaatagtaccAATACCATAGTCCAATAGTATGGCTATGGTTTAACTTATTTGAATTGGGAATTTGCAGCAACTGCTTTTggacaaaatttaaagttgGAGCCTCTGAAGCCTGAGAAGAAGGCTATGTGGAGAAGAGAAATGAATTGTCTTCTATCTGTGTGTGATTACATACTAGAATTTTCCCCAACTGCACAATATTTAGAAGATGGCACAATTGTGGAGGTGAATTATTTCTAAACCctttaattataaggataatgAAGATTTTTGTGCATCTCATAATGTGTCTAATATGTTATCTAGTGGTGTCTCTTAGATGATGACAAGTAAGCCAAGATCAGATATTTACATCAACCTCCCAGCTTTGCAGAAGCTTGACACAATGCTCATAGTAAGACAAATTTCAAATGCTTCTTGTTTGTGACAACTCTGTTTTCATCCAAAGATTTTGTGCctcacaattttatttatttgtttgttttacaggAAATATTGGATAGTTTCCAGGATACTAAATTTTGGTACGCGGAGCAAGGGACCATATCAAGGAATTCAACTCGATCACGAGGAGGCTCATTTCGAAGGATTGTTCAGAGGAAAGATGAGAAGTGGTGGCTGCCGGTTCCTTGTGTTCACCTTGGGGGCCTTATTGATAAGTCAAGGAAGCACTTGAATGAGAAAAGAGATTGTGCTAATCAAATTCATAAAGCTGCAATGGCTATAAATAGCAGTGCTCTTGCAGAGATGGATATCCCAGAAACATATATGTCTAATCTTCCCAAGGTTAGTCCTCATATCCAATTGTTATTAAAGACTATTTTGTTTCTCCAAGTTTCAGTCTACATAAAATCCAAGGAATGAGTCTGCACagctgaaatattttttatatgtgatTCAGGATTCCACTAAGTTGCTATAGGGCAAGATAGTTGTAGATGAGTCTTGCACAGAAAAGGATTATATAATTTCATTGAATCATATATGATGCTAAAAATGTAAATTCAATGAAATCCTCTATTAGTCTTATGCTTATCTCCTTGAAATTAATCACAAAAGGAACTAAGAATGAAGTTTGTGCAGGAGAATAAGTGTTATACATGAAAGTGAAACCAAGACTAGTCATCACTCATCACTACAAATAATTTGGTTGCATAGAACGCATTGAGTAgtatgttttcatgttttcacttatttttctcttctataaCATTAGAGTGGAAGAACAAGTCTAGGGGACACAATTTACCGCTATATGTATTTTGCAGACAAGTTCTCACCTGATCACCTTCTTGACTGTCTCAAAATAAGTTCTGAACATGAAGCACTTGAGCTGGCAGATAAGGTTGAATCTTCAATGTTCACTTGGAGGCGAAAAGCTTGTCTGAGCCATTCAAAAACATCATGGAACAAAGTTAAGGATCTCATGGCTGACACTGACCAAAGTGAAAAAATCTGCATCTcatgttttctgttttctagTATTACTtgtttcttcttgatctttCTTAATAAATGGATACGGTTTATGGTTGGTTAGAATGCAAAATGCAGTTTACCTGAACAATTTCAGCATTCAGCAGCAGAATTCAGCAGTCAAGATTCAGCAGCAGTAAATTCAGCAGATTGCAGAAAAGTGGAAATTGCAGATTCAGCAGCAGCCACTGCCTCTAATGTATGAAGATCAGCTACACCAAGCATCAAATCCTGCaagaaaatgaaagcaaaataaataatttaattcactaaTTGCAAGTTAGTAATATATAGACATGCAGGTAGAGGGATTATTGATATACAAAGAGAGATAATAGAGTGACTGACACTGACCATTTCACTATTGATTCATTTCCAGTTAGCTCTTCAATATCATAATTTTCAGGATtgtcctatatatatgtgtgtgtgtgtgtgtgtgtgtgtgtgtgtgtatgtgtgtgtgtgtgtgtgtgtgtgtgtgtgtgtgtgtatttaaAGCAATGGAAGATGTAATAAAATGGCATACTGTTATATAACCTATTAGAACTGGATTGAGCCTAACTCAACCTATAAAGTATAAACTAGCTGTATAACTCAAGGGGAGCATTTGCTCAACCCTTAAAAGGAGTACATTGCATATCCCTTGCTGATCTAAACATAATCATTCTCAATTTATATTAGAATTTGTACAAGTACTTACCTAGTAAGTCCATAGCTGCACAAAGTTTTCCACCAGTTGCAATCAAATCATCAACAACTAAAGCACGCTCACCAGGTTCAACAGCTCCAAACCAACATGCATCTCAAGACAGTCTCTTCCGTATTCCAGAATATGCTCTTAAGAAATAACTTTGCCTGCCACCAAAGCAACCTTTTGTTAATAGGGACTGAGAGAACAAGCACTTGTGTCAATAATAATACGTGAcataatttatgatttcatgtttatataaattaagaatcACAACAAACCAGGAAATTTTTTCGGTTTCCTCAATGGTACAAACTTTGCTCTTATTGCCAGTGCAATGGGAGAACCAAAAATGAAACCCCGAGCTTCAATTCCTACAAAACAGAGAAGGaattcatttttacttttttaagaaCACTAGATTGTGGACAAATATTATGTGCTATAGCAGGTGACTCTCAGAAACTGCCAATTTCTATCAGAGCTAGGGAGCATAAACACGAATACATTATCTTAATGGGTTCCTAAAGACATGCATTCAAACATTACTTTTTTAGAGCAAGGCAACATTTGCACAACAACCTAGTTACAACACCATTCCAAGTTCACTAACCTACTTACAACAACATTCCAAGTGCACAATAATTACTTCTTCAATCCACAAGAAATTTCAAACATCCACAACCTTACCTTCAAAACACAGCCGTGTTATGACAACTCTGAAAAGGGGTACTCACTGGCTTGCGCGGTGCCGCCACAAGACGAGACGCCGGACGAGGTCACGGGGGTGCGGGCAAATGCCACAGGTCACAGCGAGGTCACGGTAGACATGTGGTTTAAGAGAAACAGGGAAGCAGGAGCTCAAGCGAGAGTGTTCATGAATTAGCGCGAACAACATTATATACCTCAATGTTAACGACGGTGGCTTAAGAACAACGTCTtcgaaattcaaaatttcaacgaCGGTGTTTTCAAGTGCACCGTCTTAACTTACCTGCGCGCTACCTACAAAGACGGGCACCCACGGCCAAAGTCGTTGAATGTGTCACGCACCTTGCACATGGGACTAAAAATGGTAACTTATTTACAGAATTGCCACCGCTACTCCTACTACGACGTCTTTGGCGGGAACGATGTCGAACGCGCGTCATAAAATGGCTTCTTTTTAGTagtgtttttaaattaaatatttttcttttcatctatTTTCTCCACTTCTACTTACTTTCTTTCTTAAGATCAAAGTAGTGATTCCTCATTTGCTTGATACCTCTTTTTAATACAATGTCATTCAACTTCTTTAAATGTGTAGAAAGCAAAGTTTCCTGAAACTAGATTAAAGTTTAGTGGTTATGTGCAAATAAATACACAAGGAGAGGAGCTATTCTCCACTATACAATTACTTCAATATATACCTTTTATGGGATTAACATTCCAATTTTAGAACAACATATTTCTATGCTTTATATTGAGTTATTAAGTTTCTTACTTCCTTTGGCCACTATCATTGCATGTCTTAATGGACTTCCTTTGGCAACATATTTCTTACTTCCTACTGAGTACTAACCACCGATAGGACGTTTCTACAGAGAATTGGAATAGGTAGGGAAAAAAGatctctagtggaagtgaaggtACACATAAcacaaagttaagaaaaaaatttagattgTCATTGGGGTGTGATACAAGACAATGTCCTTATATCTTCTTTTTCTATATGGCTAAAAATGGATAATATTTCAGACACAGAAAATCAAGCAAATTATCTTGATAatattatgatatttaattatgaCATTAAGACGAGTCTTCAATTTTGCATAGTAACTTTAGTTTGTATGAGATtacataaaatcatattttatatatatatatatatatatatatatatatatatatatattccatgACTATATTGATCACTTTTAGCTGCACTAAGTCATGAATGATGATAATGGTGGTCCAGAATTGAGTTGGCTTCTGATCAGCTTTGACTCAGATGCTCGTTCCTCACGTTTGTACACTGCAAAATAGTGCCTTCAAGTCAGAGAGATAGGCATGAGGTTGAATTCGATGTTTCTGTTTTGCTACACAACTcatatttagaaaaagaaatgctagtgtaattcattaaattttatgagCCCCATTAAATAAGTTATGCCTCTTTCTTAGTAGGAATTagggaaaaaaatcaattaataatgAGAATTTAATAAAACTCTTCAAATTTATTTGACAATAAAGATATACTACCCAAGTAATACATTATAATGCTTAATTTAATTGCTACATATATAACTCGTATATATAGAAGACAAATGTTATAGCTTATAAGTTAAGTACATACATTCTTTTTAACATTTACTTTTTGTAATTGAGAAAAGTTTCTTAGCCACATTAAGCAGGCCTATTTTTTATATAGTGACAtatagataaaatttataaaaaatgattaataaaataatataaactttttccaTAATAAACATTgtattagtaaaataatatgttaaGAAATATGCATTGTAGTAGCATTCTCATGTTCAAAGATGACTTATCAGATACATCATCTTTACAATCACTCCCACCTGGGAGCAGGCTCATcattaaatcaattataataaatacacacgtaaattattgatttagtgtaattaaatataaaaaaagaccaATTTTATacgaaaggaagaaaaaggaatcttaataatataattgGGTATAGATGATTAggattacttttatattttaatcttaatcattcatttaaaatattaagatcCCTTATTAATGGATTTAGTTcagttgattaattaattagagtATATGAGTATTGTAAATTTTTCGGTAAAATCGATATTGGATAAAATCTATAAATCAAATGTTACACATATATGTATTTCAAGACAATATtgtatatcaataaaaaaagaattagctATCATATTAGACTAAGTGTACTAATTTAGATAGAACAGACATATataatttatccttaatatatttaaaataactaatattatataGTATCATATATATTGGTCATACACTAACCTGAAATGCAATTCAAACCACCTGATAACTAAGGTACTAGCTACAATGGTTATTGAACAGCAtcgaatatatattttcaactagtaataatatatattgtaattaGATTTGAAATGAGATTCTGAGAAATCTACTTTAATATTATAGATTTAAGTACTTATTTTAGAGAATAAGACTTTTTTATGGTAGCCCTGCATTTTCTACAccagtatatattaaaattcttCTATGTTTATTTTTGCTTCCCCTCTTGTTTGTAGTAGTTAACTAGTTATTTCATGACTTTTCAAGTTCTTTGCTTGTGGCAGGTAAGTGAGGCGCAGAAGTGGGGCTACTCCTCTGATCGGAATAAAGTGCATGTTCACTTCTTTGGAACCCAACAAATGTAAGTATTCCAAGCAATGTTTCATTTGATTGGTCAAATGTTGGTAGTATGGTTGTTGTGTGAATTGATTTGTATAGCACAACACAACTTTAGAAATCAAGTTTACATGTTCAAATTTGATAATGTAGGTAATTGAATCTTAGCTCTTGTTTAGTGAAAGGGAAGAAGCAACCTTCTATCTGTAAAGAGGTACATGTCATAAGCTTGTCAAGATCCATCCTCTTCTCTGGTGTTTTTATGTCATCAATTTGTTATGAATTAGATCACATAAATTCTGTAGGACAACACCATGTGACATATTGTATGACCTTATGCTCCATAGGTCCTCTGACTCTTATCTTATACACTAATTGTTGAAGTAGCCAACAGTTTGTTACATATCCTTTCATCTATATATATTGATGGCTGCAAGAACTTAGGACCGAATCGTCCATGTCTTGAGAtatttgaaattcaaacacTTTCATGTTATATTtgcttagtttttttattatctgtCTTGGTTCAGTGCTGCAAGTCATCTTAACTTGTAccaaaataaaagactaaacaatttaaataaaaaataataaaatatgtttagtcTTCGTACTTATGGTGAAACTTGGTTTTAGTCCTCGAACCTTAACATATAAGTTCTGATGTAAAGGAGAAATACTCCCCAAAATATTAGCATGTTATGATTCTTAAATAGCAGGTGACTATATGGTTATCCAGAGGTTGTATGTAGAAGGAGGAAGCCTAGTTTAACAGGGATGTGTTCTACTCtacatttaatataatttagttagtcttttaatatcaattagtgattataacaaaaaaatagtgcCATAATTTGCTGCCCTCGTGCCGCCCTCTAGCATGTACTAGGATAGAGAAAAGGGATAAATCAACTCCACTGGTTAGTATGGTAGCCTCTGCTAATAGAATTGCAAATGACATGCGGCCCAATATAAAAGCCAATGATATCTCAAGCTGTTTCCATAGTATACATCGCCATAGAAACTGTGATAAATTAACATTTCTGTAagatataattgttttatataGTACTAAGTacctaataataatatttttttaagcaaatgaCAATGGCCAttacttttgtaaaataaaagaaaatgacttTCTAGTGATGAATATTTATGGAGATGATTTATGATAGTATCACACACAGATTACTCATGAAGTGTTCTCATCTAGATAACTGTTATTGTTGGGGGCAGAGTTTTAATTTCTAACATGCTACATGTAAAGAAATCAGTTTTAATAGCATAAATGCATAAGGCCATTGTTAAGTCAACTTTAAGTTATAGGTTGATAGTCTATAGGGTGATTTCCTAAATTTTTGTATCTCTAAGTAATGACACCAACATGAAGAGTTGGTTCTGTGACAATAATGCATTTAAGtccttttgtttcttatttatgATAAAACATTGGGATTAACATCTCTGCTACTCCCTTCTAATATTTCAACCATCTCAGCCTCTTTAAAATGATCAAGTCACTTGTCTATCTTCAAAGGAAGATTGACTGATTTTCTATGAAGACGATTATAAACTTCCAATGTAGTCCCTATATCATTTGTATGAAAAACTGCATCTTGTACAATGAAGCCTAAAGTCTCGAGATTACGCATACCCAAATTGTTGATTGAGAACCTAGCTAGGACCGTGCCCATTGTTGTGGTTGTTATCCTCATTTGTCAATTTTGAGCTTTTACACTTTGACCTTTGCCACTTAGTTTCTTTGCTGAAGGATTTCTCAAACAACTGACTATATCTATCCAATGATTCATCCAgagacaatgttctttgcatgaGGAAAGCATCATGCTTGTTGGAATCTTAATCACAAGCTCTAGTTTCATTTGAGCTTTTAcgcatttttaattattcaaccACATTTGATGTCTACATTGATTTCAGCAAAAGTAGTTGGGTAACTGCTTTTTCTAAATTCCACAAGCACATGTTTTATGTTCTGTTTTATAACTTTGAATTGATGAAGAACCACTTCATTCCACCCTTTTTGATTTGATCCCAGACCACTTGTCTTGTAGCCAGTTTCATTAGGGATGTGCAATGCAAGGCCTCTTCAAGTTCATAAGGCCAGTTTCCCTGGATTGCTTTAGTCAACTAGACAACAATGCAAGGCCTCTTTGTGTGTGAATACCATTTCCTATGGTAGCTAAAAACCTGTGACAAGAGGCACcaataaattcaaataacaaaataaaaaatttgaagatgCAAAACTGATAATTAGGCAGAATTATAATTATAGAAAATTACTTACATGTCCTTCTCCATATACCAACTATCCAACAACTGCAACACATGAGGAGCATAAGACATCAGAAGCTAGGTCTTTAGGGAACCTTTAAATCCTAGTAAGATCCCTGAGTATGCCTTTAGAATTCCATTTGTCAAAGAATTTGTGTATTCTGTCATATCGTCATCAGCACCAGATGTATGAGCATAGACTTCTACAGCACTCTGaagcataggcattgcatataaCAAGTACTTGTCAAAGTTATGAATGAATGgcaaggctaagtctccaaaacatgaaaaaatagaAGGCTTAATAGACCTATGGAGCTGATTGCTGGACAAATGCATAAGAAGTTCGGTCATTgtctctttttggttttctagTAGTGGTAGATTGACAGTGCAGCCttccttttgtttcttcttttgagCAAGTTAAGTTCACTGTTTCAAGTATTTTGGGATCCACAAGGTGGGGACGTAAAGGATTGGGTTTCCAATGGAGACTGACAGACCTGACAGCCAGACTCCCAATCAACTGAGACCCCTGGCCTGCTCCTGCTCCTGCTCCATCCTACATCGATCCCATGGCTCGGCCAGTTGGGCTCAACGTGAAACTAAAGTGCTTGCTGCAGTTTACGGGCCCAAAGCTGGAACCAAGAAGAACGAAAACCCCAAAAAAGCATCCATTAAAGTTATTTGGAAACCGAAGACTGGACAAATTGGTTAGAGAAATACTATATTCAACTCGacactttcttttccttttaagaaacaaaattaatatattgtttaCATTGGTTTAGGAAAAGTGGAGAAGGAGTATGAGATGATATTGAAAAGAACTTTGGAAAGCATCTGCATTCGAACAATATATCCCAACACCACCACTTTGGTTATAGTCCAGGCAAGTTTTGTTCTCAATATTAGAAATTTGGTTtgttacaaattttataattagttagATTCAAAGAGCATGGTGCAATTCAACTATTCTTTTGGTTTTACTCTAATTTTGATAAGGACTGTGTTGCTGTGTGGTTCTTTTGTGTGAATGGTTCTCAGTTAAAATtggaacttttattttcttgccTTCGCATATATTTATTGTCGTTGCTGATTGCTTTATAAATTGTTAAGTGACATGTGTGATTTGTATTTAACTGATATCTTCACTCTTTGTTTCTACTGCAGATTGTCCACGATGATGGTGTTGTAtcctatttaaaaatttagttctAATATGATTTATATGGTAACTATTTCTTTAAGGTTATGATATGTCTACTTTTACTCCAACCTTCCCTTTTAATTTGGCAATTCTTCACTTTGTGATTTGATTCAACGTGACATGTATTCCTTAGGATTTTTGTCTGATGTGAAAGTACGTCACAACTTGTCATTCTACTTTAACCGTATTTTAAGTGGGTAGTGACATAGTGTTATACTTGCTTGAAAATAGAAGGAAAGACTAATCCTTTGAGAGTCCTGAGGTGCTGTAATAGTTCTTTATTTTTCCGTGAaagatttttgttatttttctaatcACTTTATGGTAATTTGTTCCCTTTTCTTGACATCAAAAGGGAAATCTATGAGATCTTGTCGGCTTGCCATTTTGATTGCTTGTGACATGCATGAcaacttataataattttactgaTGATCCATACACCATAGCTTACATGTGTGAGAGCAGTTTCATccctttattttgaatttattatgtttaattcATAAAATCTTTTAGCCATCTTCCTTTTAGATTTTGACCCTTTTGATTGGTATGAAAAATGGAGAAATTATATTTTCCGTAACGTCTAGCCAAAACATTTATGCTAATTTTACAATTCAGGTTCAATGGTCAACTATTAAAATGGGTGGTGGGTAGTGACCTAGTGGTATTCAGTTACTCTATTCAGGCCTTTAGGGTCgagttatttcttttttatgactTTGAAAGAACAAATTGGATTACCATCAATTCCATCAAATACATACATTTCAGtttgattttattgtttattatatGAGGGGTGGAGACCTGAAGTGctcaataaataatatatatgattctAGATCTTTTGCTCCTTTTTCTTGACTTAATATGTAGCTTCTTCCATGTGCAATAAATGCAGCATGCGTTGCACTTGTGGATGCGAGAATTCCCCTAAAACATCTTGTTGGTAATCTAGACTTGTTGGTTTattctcttttggttttttttctatgtttttattctattaaaaataatgaattctCATCCTTGTCTCTAC
Proteins encoded in this window:
- the LOC114383813 gene encoding rop guanine nucleotide exchange factor 3-like, yielding MMRERFSKLLLGEDMSGVGKGVCTAVTISNSITNLYATAFGQNLKLEPLKPEKKAMWRREMNCLLSVCDYILEFSPTAQYLEDGTIVEMMTSKPRSDIYINLPALQKLDTMLIEILDSFQDTKFWYAEQGTISRNSTRSRGGSFRRIVQRKDEKWWLPVPCVHLGGLIDKSRKHLNEKRDCANQIHKAAMAINSSALAEMDIPETYMSNLPKSGRTSLGDTIYRYMYFADKFSPDHLLDCLKISSEHEALELADKVESSMFTWRRKACLSHSKTSWNKVKDLMADTDQSEKICISCFLFSSITCFFLIFLNKWIRFMVG
- the LOC114383814 gene encoding exosome complex exonuclease RRP46 homolog translates to METDRPDSQTPNQLRPLACSCSCSILHRSHGSASWAQRETKVLAAVYGPKAGTKKNENPKKASIKVIWKPKTGQIGKVEKEYEMILKRTLESICIRTIYPNTTTLVIVQIVHDDGVLLPCAINAACVALVDARIPLKHLVVAICCSITDSGCIILDPTKDQEEKMKAFINLVFPNTIVSVLPEGSLQEGSETMAHGIMTSITQGAMSGLGGFVACRALSQRNTDPTKASRPWDIAIL